From one Thalassospira lucentensis genomic stretch:
- a CDS encoding TonB-dependent receptor → MIKPGLTSLFAISCSFLFVQQAFAQTQTEQQKVESEESIEEQQSADEITTAPLVISSSRTNSDVKSSPQKITVITKEEIEQQLAITTDSSKALANLLPAYTPAREKLTGSGETFRGRTPLFMIDGVPQSNPLRPTGRSAHTIDLAMVERIEVIHGANAIHGLGATGGIINYVTKRPEAGSFNQHMNVQTTLPTTGISNETDNYKLGYGFNGGFEDFDYLVSTTIEDQGLYLDANGDPVGVDNTQGDLMDSRTYDFLSKGTYWIDDDQSIGAEFNYFRSEGKQNYVSVTGDRDNGIPTTSEKGTPVGKAPRNQVYTTSLDYENKDFLDMDLKVQAYYQDFEGRFGATISDSFQDTSIAPDGTLYDQSQADSTKVGSKVTLVKDGLLDDRLKLTTGFDVLSDTTDQKLVLTDRSWVPETTYFNYAPFLQAEFEALEGLKFHTGVRYEVAELDVPTFQTVADANSVTVDGGTPSFEETLVNFGITYSPVETVSLFGNYSEGFGMPDVGRVLRGINDPGQDVDSFLNLEPIVTDNIEVGVRYDDTVWDAEFSVYESNADLGSRLQQVGDDFFVERQKTRIRGLEASVGYWLNKENKVGVGYAYSQGKYDSDENGTLDAELDGLNVAPNRLIATWGSTWSDNFSTFLQVQHNFSKNFDDPEKEFSGYTITDLAATYKLPTGKVNMAIENLFNEDYITYYSQSALVNDDRYFKGRGRTVTVGYSVDF, encoded by the coding sequence GTGATTAAACCCGGTTTAACTTCACTTTTTGCCATCAGTTGTTCTTTTTTGTTTGTGCAGCAGGCTTTTGCCCAGACACAAACCGAGCAACAAAAAGTCGAAAGTGAAGAGTCGATTGAAGAGCAACAATCGGCAGATGAAATAACGACCGCACCGCTTGTCATTTCTTCCAGTCGAACCAATTCCGATGTGAAATCATCACCACAGAAGATCACGGTCATCACCAAAGAGGAAATTGAACAGCAGCTTGCAATCACGACGGATTCTTCCAAAGCGCTTGCCAATTTGCTTCCTGCCTACACGCCTGCACGCGAGAAACTGACCGGAAGTGGTGAAACCTTTCGCGGTCGCACGCCACTTTTCATGATTGACGGTGTACCGCAATCCAACCCGCTTCGTCCGACAGGGCGGTCAGCACACACCATTGATCTGGCGATGGTCGAGCGAATTGAGGTCATTCATGGTGCCAATGCCATCCATGGTCTGGGAGCCACAGGTGGTATCATCAACTATGTGACCAAGCGTCCGGAAGCCGGTAGCTTCAATCAGCATATGAATGTTCAGACGACATTGCCGACGACTGGAATCAGTAACGAAACGGATAACTACAAGCTTGGTTATGGTTTCAATGGCGGCTTTGAAGATTTTGATTACCTTGTTTCCACCACTATTGAAGATCAGGGGCTGTATCTTGATGCGAATGGCGATCCGGTCGGGGTGGATAACACGCAGGGCGATCTTATGGATTCCCGCACCTACGATTTCCTGAGCAAAGGAACCTACTGGATCGATGATGACCAGTCGATTGGCGCGGAATTCAACTATTTCCGTTCAGAAGGCAAACAGAACTATGTCAGCGTGACGGGGGATCGCGACAACGGTATTCCGACAACTTCGGAAAAAGGTACGCCGGTTGGCAAGGCACCGAGAAACCAAGTCTATACGACTAGCCTGGATTACGAGAATAAGGACTTTCTGGATATGGACTTGAAGGTCCAGGCTTATTATCAGGATTTTGAGGGGCGTTTTGGTGCGACGATTTCTGATTCGTTCCAAGATACTTCCATTGCGCCGGACGGTACCTTGTATGATCAGTCCCAGGCAGATTCGACCAAAGTGGGCAGCAAGGTGACTTTGGTTAAAGATGGCCTGCTTGATGATCGCCTGAAATTGACAACAGGCTTTGATGTTCTGAGCGATACCACTGACCAGAAACTGGTTCTGACGGATCGTAGCTGGGTCCCTGAAACAACCTATTTCAATTATGCGCCGTTCCTGCAAGCTGAGTTCGAGGCTTTGGAGGGGCTTAAGTTTCATACCGGCGTGCGTTATGAAGTTGCAGAACTTGATGTTCCCACCTTCCAGACGGTTGCGGACGCCAATAGCGTAACAGTGGATGGCGGGACACCGTCATTCGAGGAAACGCTTGTCAACTTTGGGATCACATATAGCCCGGTGGAGACTGTTTCGCTGTTCGGGAACTATTCCGAAGGGTTTGGGATGCCCGATGTTGGCCGTGTTCTGCGTGGCATTAATGATCCGGGGCAGGATGTCGATTCATTCCTGAATCTGGAGCCGATTGTAACCGACAACATCGAAGTTGGCGTTCGTTACGATGACACGGTCTGGGATGCAGAATTCAGTGTTTATGAGTCAAACGCCGATCTTGGATCGCGACTTCAACAGGTGGGAGACGATTTCTTTGTCGAGCGGCAGAAAACCAGAATTCGGGGGCTGGAAGCTTCTGTTGGCTATTGGCTGAACAAGGAGAATAAAGTCGGTGTCGGTTATGCCTATAGCCAGGGTAAGTATGACAGTGATGAGAATGGAACGTTGGATGCCGAACTGGACGGTCTGAATGTGGCACCGAACCGCCTGATTGCAACATGGGGCAGCACGTGGAGTGATAATTTCTCGACGTTCCTGCAAGTGCAGCACAACTTTTCCAAAAACTTCGACGATCCGGAAAAAGAGTTCTCCGGCTATACGATTACTGACCTTGCAGCCACCTACAAACTGCCCACGGGCAAGGTCAATATGGCTATAGAAAACCTCTTTAACGAAGACTACATCACCTATTATTCGCAGAGTGCACTGGTAAATGACGACCGTTATTTCAAAGGGCGCGGGCGCACTGTGACAGTCGGTTATTCTGTGGATTTCTAG
- a CDS encoding M20 family metallopeptidase, translated as MSTRADAIENVTRYFEDGQFIDELRRMVEQKTESQKPDNLEALYGYLTDVIVPMVRDMGFETRIIDNPKPGFGPFLFAERREGNDLPTVLTYGHGDVILAQEGEWREGLEPFKLVIEGDRVYGRGTADNKVQHCINLAALRSVIQTRGALGFNCKVIIEMGEEAGSPGLAELFTNYRDLFAADVLIASDGPRLSAERPTMFMGSRGAINFALSLKYREGGHHSGNWGGLLKDPMIVLSHAIASIVDRRGQIQVPEWRPDSLNEEVREALKDCAITQPETGPAINPDWGEESLSLAEKVYGWNSFAVLAAKAGNPEKPVNAIAPEAIAHCQLRYVVGTDADGILPALRRHLDKHGFTDVEIIPSAKGFFRATRLDPSHPWVTRVRDSIIKTTGTKPAILPNLGGSLPNDTFAYILDLPTVWVPHSYASCSQHAPNEHILQSLSRQALQMMAGVFWDIGDTA; from the coding sequence ATGTCAACGCGTGCTGATGCTATCGAAAATGTAACCCGGTATTTTGAAGATGGGCAGTTTATCGACGAACTGCGTCGAATGGTCGAACAGAAAACCGAAAGCCAGAAGCCCGATAATCTCGAAGCGCTTTATGGGTATCTTACCGATGTGATTGTTCCGATGGTGCGCGATATGGGGTTTGAAACCCGCATCATCGATAATCCCAAGCCCGGTTTCGGACCGTTCCTGTTTGCCGAACGCCGTGAAGGTAACGATTTGCCGACCGTCCTGACATATGGGCATGGCGATGTGATCCTCGCACAGGAAGGCGAATGGCGCGAGGGCCTTGAACCGTTCAAGCTGGTGATCGAAGGTGATCGGGTTTACGGGCGCGGTACGGCGGATAACAAAGTGCAGCATTGCATTAATCTGGCGGCCCTGCGGTCGGTCATTCAGACACGTGGCGCCTTGGGTTTTAACTGCAAGGTCATCATTGAGATGGGCGAAGAGGCAGGATCGCCCGGCCTTGCCGAACTGTTTACCAATTATCGAGATCTTTTTGCCGCCGATGTCCTGATTGCATCGGACGGTCCGCGCCTGAGTGCAGAACGCCCGACCATGTTCATGGGGTCACGCGGGGCGATCAATTTTGCGCTGTCGCTTAAATATCGCGAAGGCGGGCATCATTCCGGGAACTGGGGCGGTTTGCTGAAAGACCCGATGATTGTTCTTTCGCATGCGATTGCATCCATCGTTGATCGTCGCGGACAAATACAGGTACCGGAATGGCGGCCCGATAGCCTGAATGAAGAAGTCCGTGAGGCCCTCAAGGATTGTGCAATCACCCAACCTGAAACCGGGCCTGCGATCAACCCTGACTGGGGCGAGGAAAGCCTGTCACTGGCGGAAAAGGTTTATGGCTGGAACAGCTTTGCTGTACTTGCGGCAAAGGCCGGTAACCCGGAAAAACCGGTCAATGCGATCGCGCCAGAAGCCATTGCGCATTGCCAGTTGCGTTATGTGGTCGGAACGGATGCGGATGGCATTCTGCCGGCTTTGCGCCGCCACCTTGATAAGCATGGCTTTACGGATGTTGAAATCATTCCCTCGGCAAAGGGGTTTTTCCGGGCAACCCGGCTTGACCCATCCCATCCGTGGGTCACGCGTGTACGCGATTCAATCATCAAGACCACCGGAACCAAACCGGCAATCCTGCCCAATCTTGGCGGGTCGCTGCCTAATGATACATTTGCCTATATCCTTGATCTGCCAACCGTCTGGGTGCCGCATTCCTATGCGTCATGCTCTCAGCATGCGCCCAACGAACATATCCTGCAAAGCCTCAGCCGACAGGCCCTGCAAATGATGGCCGGTGTGTTCTGGGATATCGGCGACACGGCTTGA
- a CDS encoding gamma-glutamyltransferase, with product MIRDNFSNMQSVRKNVVTVENGGVVAAQHKHGAQVGADILAAGGDAIDAAIATSFAMGVVEPWMSGPAGGGAMMIYRADEDRTYCITFGMRSPAGLDVADYPLSGEGVAGDLFPWARVVGDRNQIGATAIAVPGTVAGMGLAFDRFGTMPWRDLVSPAAKLASGGLSVDWYAALIIASSTRELAKNPTAAETFLEDGHWPTIAGWTALSDKRINLDRMAATLQRIADKGAREFYEGDLAAEIVADVRDAGGCLSLDDMKSYQAILSDPLATSYRGGMVYTPPAMTAGENLAECLEILSHQDFEGTSPGADAYGAYVDALKTTYKRRLRDMGDVDDSRAPACTTHFSVTDRHGNMVAVTQTLLSIFGSKVVLPGSGLLMNNGILWFDPEPGRPNSLAPDKRCLMNVCPAIGQHKDRRFAIGASGGRKILPAILQLTSCLMDFDMTLEDAFHQARVDFSGGDTVIIDQSLSPDIVAALGERHRCVTTRRTAFPYAFACPAGVLRQGNINQGMTEIMSPWGDAVAEHRDGS from the coding sequence ATGATCCGCGACAATTTTTCCAACATGCAGTCGGTCCGTAAAAACGTCGTCACCGTCGAAAATGGTGGGGTGGTGGCAGCCCAGCATAAGCACGGGGCACAGGTCGGGGCTGACATTCTTGCCGCCGGTGGCGATGCCATTGATGCCGCGATTGCAACATCCTTTGCCATGGGGGTTGTCGAACCCTGGATGAGTGGCCCGGCCGGTGGCGGTGCCATGATGATCTATCGCGCCGATGAAGACCGGACCTATTGCATTACCTTCGGGATGCGTTCACCCGCCGGGCTTGATGTTGCGGATTATCCGTTATCGGGCGAGGGCGTTGCAGGCGATCTGTTCCCATGGGCGCGTGTTGTCGGGGATCGTAACCAGATTGGCGCAACCGCGATTGCGGTACCCGGCACCGTCGCCGGTATGGGGCTTGCCTTTGACCGGTTTGGCACGATGCCGTGGCGTGATCTTGTGTCGCCTGCGGCAAAGCTTGCGTCGGGTGGGTTATCCGTTGACTGGTATGCTGCCCTTATCATTGCGTCTAGTACCCGCGAACTTGCCAAAAACCCGACCGCAGCAGAGACCTTTCTGGAAGACGGGCATTGGCCGACTATTGCCGGATGGACGGCCCTTTCGGACAAGCGGATCAATCTTGACCGGATGGCGGCCACCCTGCAACGCATCGCCGATAAAGGTGCACGTGAATTTTACGAAGGTGATCTTGCGGCGGAAATCGTTGCCGATGTCAGGGACGCCGGGGGATGTTTGTCCCTTGATGACATGAAATCCTATCAGGCTATTTTGTCTGATCCGCTGGCGACATCCTATCGCGGGGGGATGGTCTATACGCCGCCTGCGATGACGGCGGGTGAAAACCTTGCGGAATGTCTGGAAATCCTGTCGCATCAGGATTTTGAGGGGACGTCACCGGGGGCGGATGCCTATGGGGCTTATGTCGATGCGCTTAAGACGACCTATAAACGCCGGCTGCGCGATATGGGGGACGTTGATGACAGTCGCGCCCCCGCCTGCACCACGCATTTCAGCGTAACGGATCGACATGGCAACATGGTGGCTGTGACACAGACATTGCTGTCCATTTTCGGATCCAAGGTCGTGCTGCCCGGAAGCGGGCTTTTGATGAATAACGGGATCCTGTGGTTCGACCCAGAACCGGGACGGCCAAACTCGTTAGCACCCGACAAACGATGCCTGATGAATGTCTGCCCGGCAATCGGGCAGCACAAGGACCGGCGTTTTGCCATCGGGGCATCCGGCGGGCGCAAGATTTTGCCAGCCATTCTGCAACTGACATCCTGCCTGATGGATTTCGATATGACCCTAGAAGATGCCTTTCATCAGGCGCGGGTCGATTTTAGCGGCGGCGATACGGTGATCATCGATCAAAGCCTTTCGCCCGATATCGTTGCGGCCCTTGGGGAACGCCATCGTTGCGTGACCACGCGCAGGACCGCTTTCCCCTATGCCTTTGCCTGCCCGGCCGGGGTTCTTCGTCAGGGGAATATCAATCAGGGCATGACCGAAATCATGTCGCCCTGGGGCGATGCGGTGGCGGAACACCGGGATGGTTCGTGA
- a CDS encoding oligopeptide/dipeptide ABC transporter ATP-binding protein, with product MSVPVLELENVSKIFSIKQGIFGKRKDLRAVDELTLKLQKGEVLGLVGESGCGKSTLARILLGLETPTQGRVLVDGEDITTHDRSYLARRIQPIFQDPYSSLNPRKTIGDIISLPLRVHKVGDPRDWDKQTADILDVVGLPKRVLRSYPSQLSGGQRQRVAIARALIMRPEIVICDEPTSALDVSVQSQILNLLSDLRNEFGLTYLFISHNLAVVEHLATRVAVMYLGRIVEEADASSLFAGPDHPYTNALLESVLTPDPTLGVPDTQLGAVFPNPINPPSGCHFHPRCPRAIDICSTKAPVATLHQGKRVECHLVEGAVQ from the coding sequence ATGTCCGTTCCGGTTCTTGAACTTGAGAATGTTTCCAAGATTTTTTCGATCAAGCAGGGCATCTTTGGCAAACGCAAGGATCTTCGCGCGGTTGATGAATTGACGCTGAAACTGCAAAAGGGAGAAGTCCTTGGCCTTGTCGGGGAATCCGGCTGTGGCAAAAGTACCCTTGCGCGTATTTTGCTGGGACTGGAAACGCCAACACAGGGCCGGGTTCTGGTCGATGGCGAAGATATCACCACCCATGACAGATCCTATCTGGCGCGCCGTATCCAGCCGATTTTCCAGGATCCCTATTCATCGCTTAACCCGCGCAAGACCATCGGCGATATCATCTCGTTGCCGTTAAGGGTGCACAAGGTCGGCGATCCGCGTGACTGGGACAAACAGACCGCCGATATTCTTGATGTTGTCGGTTTGCCCAAACGGGTTTTGCGCAGTTATCCGAGCCAGCTTTCAGGTGGGCAACGTCAGCGTGTGGCGATTGCGCGTGCCCTGATCATGCGTCCTGAAATCGTGATCTGCGATGAACCGACTTCGGCCCTTGATGTGTCGGTACAGTCGCAAATCCTTAATCTGCTGTCGGATTTGCGCAATGAATTCGGGCTGACCTATCTGTTCATCAGCCATAACCTTGCGGTGGTCGAACATCTCGCGACAAGGGTGGCGGTCATGTATCTGGGCCGTATTGTCGAGGAAGCAGATGCATCTTCGCTGTTTGCTGGTCCGGATCATCCTTATACCAATGCGTTGCTGGAATCCGTTCTGACACCGGACCCGACCCTTGGCGTGCCCGATACGCAATTGGGGGCTGTGTTTCCCAATCCGATCAACCCGCCCAGTGGATGTCATTTCCATCCGCGCTGCCCGCGCGCGATTGATATCTGTTCGACCAAGGCACCGGTGGCGACCCTGCATCAGGGCAAGCGGGTTGAATGTCATCTGGTCGAAGGGGCGGTTCAATGA
- a CDS encoding ABC transporter ATP-binding protein gives MENILSVRGLTVDIPLAAGTLHAVRGIDFDVKRGETLCVVGESGSGKSLTSLAIMGLLPKQAQRSARILDFEGVDLQTASNRDMRKLRGNRISMIFQEPMTSLNPAYTIGDQLTEALLLHRKVPKPVARDRAIELLEKVGITAAANRMKQYPHQLSGGLRQRVMIAMALMGEPDLIIADEPTTALDVTIQAQILRLLKDLQRELNMAMILITHDLGVVARVADKVAIMYAGEMVEAGSAAEVFTAPKHPYTRGLLNCIPVPGKTAVGEHLGSIPGIVPSLIGDVAGCAFRSRCDEATAQCASDIPARISPAGHLYRCVHDYDMNQPKSGEA, from the coding sequence ATGGAAAACATTCTTTCTGTTCGCGGCCTGACGGTCGATATCCCGCTGGCGGCCGGAACGCTGCATGCCGTGCGCGGCATTGATTTCGATGTGAAGCGGGGGGAAACCCTGTGTGTGGTGGGCGAGTCCGGTAGTGGCAAATCCCTGACATCGCTTGCGATCATGGGGCTTCTGCCCAAGCAGGCGCAACGTTCAGCGCGGATTCTGGATTTTGAAGGTGTCGATTTGCAAACCGCGTCCAATCGGGATATGCGCAAACTGCGCGGCAACCGGATTTCGATGATCTTTCAGGAGCCGATGACTTCGCTTAATCCGGCATACACGATTGGCGATCAACTGACGGAAGCCCTTTTGCTTCATCGCAAGGTCCCCAAGCCGGTCGCACGTGATCGTGCCATCGAACTTCTGGAAAAGGTCGGGATCACGGCGGCGGCAAACCGCATGAAACAATATCCCCATCAGCTTTCCGGTGGTTTGCGTCAACGTGTGATGATTGCCATGGCCCTGATGGGCGAGCCGGATCTGATCATTGCGGATGAACCGACAACCGCCCTTGATGTCACCATTCAGGCCCAGATATTGCGTCTGCTTAAGGATCTTCAGCGTGAATTGAACATGGCGATGATCCTGATTACCCACGATCTGGGCGTGGTGGCCCGCGTCGCGGACAAGGTTGCCATCATGTATGCCGGTGAAATGGTCGAAGCCGGGAGTGCCGCCGAAGTCTTTACCGCGCCAAAGCACCCCTATACCCGCGGGTTGCTTAATTGCATTCCGGTGCCGGGCAAAACCGCGGTTGGTGAACATCTGGGCTCGATCCCCGGTATTGTGCCGTCTCTTATCGGTGATGTGGCTGGTTGTGCTTTCCGAAGCCGCTGTGACGAGGCAACCGCGCAATGTGCGTCCGATATACCGGCCCGGATTTCACCCGCCGGGCATCTTTATCGCTGTGTTCACGATTATGACATGAACCAGCCAAAATCGGGGGAAGCATAA
- a CDS encoding ABC transporter permease, whose amino-acid sequence MTNTTETINTVTPKVEAEVLSGPTPRQILLTKILGHKGLMFGAIVLLTIFLMALFAPLLAPYDPYQQDLMHRMIPPVWDAKGSWENILGTDHLGRDYLSRLLYGARISLAIGAIAALISGIIGTSMGVAAGYFGGRVDACVTFLINVRLAMPVVLVALAVVALFGGSLQVVITVLGLLLWDRFAVVMRSATLQLRSMEYVTAAKAIGCSTKRILFSEIMPNIANSLIVIVTLEMAHAILLEAALSFLGLGVQPPTPSWGLMVSEGKQMLLFQPWMIAIPGVALFILVLAINLLGDGLRDVSAPENRN is encoded by the coding sequence ATGACCAACACGACCGAAACCATCAACACAGTGACGCCCAAGGTTGAAGCTGAAGTCCTGAGCGGGCCGACACCACGACAGATTTTGCTGACCAAAATCCTTGGTCACAAGGGGCTGATGTTTGGGGCCATCGTGCTTCTGACCATTTTCCTGATGGCGCTTTTTGCACCACTTCTGGCGCCTTATGATCCGTATCAGCAGGATTTGATGCATCGAATGATCCCACCCGTCTGGGACGCCAAAGGCAGCTGGGAGAACATCCTTGGTACCGACCATCTGGGGCGGGATTATCTTTCACGGTTGCTTTATGGCGCACGCATTTCATTGGCTATCGGGGCGATTGCGGCCCTGATTTCCGGCATCATCGGCACCAGCATGGGGGTTGCCGCCGGTTATTTCGGTGGCCGTGTCGATGCCTGTGTCACCTTTCTGATCAATGTGCGTCTTGCGATGCCCGTGGTTCTGGTGGCGCTGGCGGTGGTGGCGCTGTTTGGCGGATCACTTCAGGTGGTGATCACGGTTCTTGGCCTTTTGCTTTGGGATCGGTTCGCGGTCGTGATGCGATCTGCCACGCTGCAATTGCGATCGATGGAATATGTTACGGCAGCCAAGGCCATCGGCTGTTCGACCAAGCGCATCCTGTTTAGCGAAATCATGCCCAATATCGCCAACAGCCTGATCGTGATTGTGACGCTTGAAATGGCGCATGCCATTTTGCTTGAGGCCGCCCTATCGTTTCTGGGCCTTGGGGTGCAGCCGCCAACACCGTCCTGGGGCTTGATGGTATCGGAGGGCAAACAGATGCTTCTGTTCCAGCCATGGATGATTGCCATCCCGGGTGTCGCGCTTTTCATCCTTGTTCTGGCGATCAATCTGCTGGGCGATGGTCTTCGCGACGTTTCCGCACCTGAAAACCGCAACTAG
- a CDS encoding ABC transporter permease produces MLVYTLKRLGLALLVTLAVSMLSFALLYLSGDPAAAIAGETANAEDIEAVRIYYGFDRPWVVQYGEWMFNAIRGDFGTSYYFKLPVSQLVAERLSVTMLLGVCGISFALLTAVPLGVAAAVRPNSIIDRIALFLSVMGQAMPSFWFGLVLIVLFSIKLRLLPPSGSDSWQNFVMPTIVLGYYAMPAIMRLTRAGMFDVLGADYVRTARAKGAGEFRVMFKHALRNAIIPVVSLAAVQMGFMLGGSIVVELIFALHGAGYLAWESIGRNDLPTVQALILVFSMFYIVFTFLSDLLNAWLDPRMRVG; encoded by the coding sequence GTGTTGGTATATACGTTAAAAAGGCTTGGCCTGGCCTTGCTGGTGACGCTTGCCGTCTCCATGCTTAGCTTCGCGCTTCTCTATCTTTCGGGGGATCCTGCGGCGGCTATTGCGGGTGAAACGGCAAATGCCGAGGATATCGAAGCTGTAAGAATATATTACGGCTTTGATCGACCATGGGTCGTTCAGTATGGCGAATGGATGTTCAATGCGATCAGGGGGGATTTCGGCACAAGCTATTACTTCAAGCTGCCGGTATCACAATTGGTTGCCGAACGCCTGTCCGTCACGATGTTGCTTGGCGTCTGCGGAATCTCCTTTGCGCTTCTGACGGCTGTGCCTTTGGGTGTTGCCGCCGCCGTTCGCCCCAACAGCATTATTGACCGGATTGCCCTGTTCCTTTCGGTCATGGGGCAGGCCATGCCCAGTTTCTGGTTTGGCCTAGTCCTGATTGTCCTGTTCAGTATCAAGCTTCGCCTTCTGCCGCCTTCCGGTTCGGACAGCTGGCAGAATTTTGTGATGCCGACCATTGTTCTGGGCTATTACGCGATGCCGGCCATCATGCGCCTGACCCGGGCCGGGATGTTTGACGTGCTCGGTGCGGATTATGTCCGCACTGCACGCGCCAAGGGTGCGGGTGAATTCAGAGTCATGTTCAAGCATGCCCTTCGCAATGCCATCATTCCGGTTGTCAGTCTGGCCGCCGTGCAGATGGGCTTCATGCTGGGCGGATCGATTGTCGTTGAATTGATCTTTGCCCTGCATGGCGCGGGCTATCTGGCATGGGAATCCATTGGTCGTAATGATCTGCCAACCGTGCAGGCCCTGATTCTGGTGTTTTCGATGTTCTATATCGTCTTTACCTTCCTGTCGGATTTGTTGAATGCGTGGCTTGACCCGCGCATGAGGGTGGGCTGA
- a CDS encoding ABC transporter substrate-binding protein, translating to MKQILKGAGIFALAMAAAGTAAANKADDTLNVAFSKELENVDSYFNSAREGVILQRSIWDGLVYRDPYTGEYQGNLATDWKWVDDKTLEFNLRQGVTFHNGEPFDADDVVATVNWVADEKNGVKTQRNVNWMKSAEKIDQFKVRIHLKAPFPAAIEYLAGPVSIYPNEYYAEAGPTGMGLNPVGTGPYKVVSVEPGKHFVLEKYENYHKDSPKGQANIGRLDIRTIPDFNTQAAELFSGGLDWIWQVPPDQAESLGAMGEFTVANESTMRIGYLQFDAAGRSGEDNPFTNKLIRQAISHAIDRDAIVASMLKGKSRVVNSACFPSQFGCAQDVAVYDYDPEKAKQLLAEAGYPDGLEIDFYAYRDREYAEAMLGYLEAVGIKSNFKLLQYSALRELSMKGEVPMSFQTWGSYSINDASAIVSQYFKLGSLDSAQDEQVKEWLDVADSSVDPDERKEYYAKALKRIAEEAYWLPLFSYNSNYVFTKDLEYAPTTDAIPRFFQMSWK from the coding sequence ATGAAACAGATCCTTAAGGGGGCTGGAATCTTTGCCCTCGCCATGGCCGCTGCTGGAACAGCTGCTGCCAACAAAGCTGACGATACCCTCAATGTCGCGTTCTCCAAAGAACTTGAAAATGTCGACAGTTATTTCAACTCGGCGCGTGAAGGCGTCATCCTGCAACGTTCCATCTGGGACGGGCTGGTTTACCGCGATCCTTATACCGGCGAGTATCAGGGTAATCTGGCGACGGACTGGAAATGGGTTGATGACAAAACCCTTGAATTCAATCTTCGCCAGGGCGTTACCTTCCACAACGGCGAACCTTTTGATGCTGACGATGTGGTCGCGACCGTGAACTGGGTTGCGGATGAAAAGAACGGGGTTAAAACCCAGCGCAACGTCAACTGGATGAAAAGTGCCGAGAAGATTGACCAGTTCAAGGTCCGCATTCATCTGAAAGCGCCATTCCCGGCGGCGATTGAATATCTTGCCGGACCGGTATCGATTTACCCCAATGAATATTATGCCGAAGCCGGTCCGACCGGCATGGGACTTAATCCGGTAGGGACCGGTCCTTACAAAGTTGTTTCGGTCGAGCCGGGCAAGCATTTCGTGCTGGAGAAGTACGAAAATTATCACAAGGACAGCCCGAAGGGGCAGGCCAATATCGGTCGTCTCGATATCCGCACCATTCCCGATTTCAACACCCAGGCAGCCGAACTGTTCAGTGGCGGCCTGGACTGGATCTGGCAGGTGCCGCCAGATCAGGCTGAAAGCCTTGGCGCGATGGGTGAATTCACGGTTGCCAACGAAAGCACCATGCGCATCGGTTATCTGCAATTTGATGCCGCGGGACGCAGTGGTGAAGATAATCCGTTCACCAACAAGCTTATCCGTCAGGCAATTTCGCATGCCATTGACCGCGATGCCATCGTTGCATCAATGCTCAAGGGAAAATCACGCGTCGTCAATTCGGCGTGCTTCCCGTCGCAGTTTGGTTGTGCACAGGACGTTGCCGTCTATGACTATGACCCTGAAAAAGCCAAACAGCTTCTTGCCGAAGCCGGTTATCCGGATGGACTTGAAATTGACTTCTATGCCTATCGTGATCGCGAATATGCCGAAGCCATGCTCGGTTATCTCGAAGCGGTCGGCATCAAAAGCAATTTCAAGCTTCTGCAATATTCGGCACTGCGTGAACTGAGCATGAAGGGCGAGGTCCCGATGTCGTTCCAGACATGGGGATCCTATTCGATCAATGATGCGTCGGCGATCGTCAGCCAGTATTTCAAGCTTGGCAGTCTTGATAGCGCGCAAGACGAGCAGGTCAAGGAATGGCTGGATGTTGCCGACAGTTCCGTCGATCCCGACGAGCGCAAGGAATACTACGCCAAAGCCCTGAAGCGTATTGCCGAAGAAGCCTATTGGTTGCCGTTGTTCTCCTATAACTCGAACTACGTGTTCACCAAGGATCTGGAATATGCACCGACCACGGATGCTATTCCGCGCTTCTTCCAGATGAGCTGGAAATAA